AACCAAACCAGCCGCGAAGCGCTTTACCAATGGTTCGATAAAATTCTCCTCAATGCTCCCGACGAACCCGTGAAGGAACTTCCCTACTCTAAAGAACCCGACGCTGCTCTGCGCGTTTTTCCCGATGGCAAACTTCCCGCCGATGCCCTGACCGAAGATGCCTTCATCCAATCCCGCATTCGCGCCCACGCCGCGCAACTCGCCGCGCTCGAACCGCACGACAAAGCCTCGCTCGCCAAATATAAACAGATCATGCAACCGGCATTGACCCACACGCTGCTCTTGCGCCCCGCCGATACCGATACCTCATTCGCCTATCTTGCCGCGAAATCCGACTACTCCGTCCAACGCGTCACCGTCCACGCCGGTGAAGATTATTCACGTTCCATGCTGCGATTCGTTCCCACAAAAACGAATGCCTTCGCCCAGCCGCTGCTCGTCATCTTCGTCAACACCCTCGGCGCAAAAACTTTTCTCGATGGTGAAACTCCCGCCGGTCTCGCCCGTGAATTGCTCAAGCACAATATTGAAATCGCCATCGTCGAAGACCTCGCCACCCCGCCCGCTGCCGACGAACACTCCGTCCTTTTCAACTGCTACAATCGCACCCAGCTTCAACTTGAAATCCGCGATCTCATGAACATTTGTCAGGCCGCAAAAACTCTCGACTTCAAAAACTATCGCGTCGTCCTCTACGGCGCGGGCCACGGCGCATTCTGGTCACTCCTCGCCGCCCAATCCGCCGATGCCGTCATCGCCGACTGCGGCCAGCTCGACATCTCCAACGACCAAAACCTGCTCGCCCCCGGCCTCTATTGCCCCGGCATCCGCAACATAGACACTTTCAACGCCACAACCCTCCTCGCCGCCCCTCATCCACTTTTGCTGGAAAACATTTCCACCCACTTCCCCACCGAAAATCTCCGCGCCACCTACCAACTCCTCAACGCCTCCGAAAAATTCCAAATCAACCCACACCCGCTGTCCGCAAAAAGAGTCCTAGCTTGGCTCAACGATCTGAACCGCTGATCCTTTAAC
This portion of the Verrucomicrobiia bacterium genome encodes:
- a CDS encoding acetylxylan esterase; translation: MRSHFVLLLFALLVSSSVRAADTNLAPDNPIIATATPRDFPAINNKGQWQSRARIIREQILVSAGLWPMPDKTPLHSVISGKIVRDGYTIEKVYFETWPGFYLAGNLYRPLGHGAGPFPAVLSPHGHWDEGRLTDTELCSLPARCINFAKQGMIAFSYDLVGYNDTHFADSPTNQPFYKTHHDFAANNPAALLWNISLMGLQTWNSLRALDFIASLPDADPHRLGCTGESGGGTQTFMLGAIDNRLAVQAPVVMVSHVMQGGCFCENMPGLRVEYSNMEIAAAPAPRPQILVGATGDWTKTTLTVEGPALEHIYQLFQATNNLRYVEFNFPHNCNQTSREALYQWFDKILLNAPDEPVKELPYSKEPDAALRVFPDGKLPADALTEDAFIQSRIRAHAAQLAALEPHDKASLAKYKQIMQPALTHTLLLRPADTDTSFAYLAAKSDYSVQRVTVHAGEDYSRSMLRFVPTKTNAFAQPLLVIFVNTLGAKTFLDGETPAGLARELLKHNIEIAIVEDLATPPAADEHSVLFNCYNRTQLQLEIRDLMNICQAAKTLDFKNYRVVLYGAGHGAFWSLLAAQSADAVIADCGQLDISNDQNLLAPGLYCPGIRNIDTFNATTLLAAPHPLLLENISTHFPTENLRATYQLLNASEKFQINPHPLSAKRVLAWLNDLNR